One genomic segment of Chelmon rostratus isolate fCheRos1 chromosome 22, fCheRos1.pri, whole genome shotgun sequence includes these proteins:
- the yeats4 gene encoding YEATS domain-containing protein 4 — MFKKMTEFGPDSGGRVKGVTIVKPIVFGNVARYFGKKREEDGHTHQWSVYVKPYRNEDMSAYVKKIQFKLHESYGNPLRVVTKPPYEITETGWGEFEIIIKIFFIDPNERPVTLYHLLKLFQSDSSAMPKKTVVSEFYDEMIFQDPTAMMQQLLTTSRQLTLGAYKHETEFGELEQRTKEKMEAAKKRTSQEITELKDKLKASRENINHLKAEIRKLEEDGDHKEH, encoded by the exons ATGTTCAAAAAGATGACTGAATTTGGTCCAGATTCCGGGGGACGAGTTAAG GGAGTAACCATTGTGAAGCCTATCGTGTTTGGGAACGTTGCCCGCTACTttgggaaaaagagagaggaggatggacacacacaccagtggtCTGTCTACGTGAAGCCTTACAGAAATGAG GATATGTCCGCTTATGTGAAGAAGATCCAGTTCAAGCTGCACGAAAGCTATGGCAACCCACTGAGAG TGGTGACCAAGCCTCCATATGAGATCACAGAGACGGGCTGGGGGGAGTTTGAGATCATCATCAAGATCTTCTTTATTGACCCCAATGAGAGACCT GTGACTCTGTACCATCTGCTGAAGCTGTTCCAGTCAGACTCCAGTGCCATGCCGAAGAAGACGGTTGTCTCTGAATTCTATGATGAAATG ATCTTCCAGGATCCCACAGCCatgatgcagcagctgctgaccaCATCAAGACAACTCACCCTGGGAGCATACAAGCATGAGACAGagt tcgGTGAGCTGGAGCAGAGGACTAAGGAGAAAATGGAAGCTGCAAAGAAGAGAACCAGCCAGGAGATCACAGAGttaaaagacaaactaaaaGCCAGCAGAGAGAACATCAACCACCTGAAGGCAGAGATCAGGAAACTGGAGGAGGACGGAGACCATAAGGAGCACTGA